The DNA sequence TGGTTTCTTGTAACAGTTGCGTACTCGTTTTTGCACGCCAGCCCTAGTTTCGTGTACGCATTTTGATTTGCGTACGCGTTTTTGCTCGCCGCATCCGATTTCGCGGGCGCATTTTCTTTTGCTTACTCGCTTTTACTCGCCGGCCTCTGTACCTTGTGCATATTTTATTCTACTGTTATTTTAAACCGGAGCAAAAAAAAAATACTCCTGTCTAGTAGACAGAAGTATTTTTAATTAATTATTGAGCTGTAGGGTATACACTTACTTGCTTGCGGTCACGACCAACGCGTTCAAACTTAACAACGCCGTCAACTTTAGCGAATAATGTATCGTCTCCACCTTTACCTACGTTTACACCAGGGTAAATACGAGTACCACGTTGGCGAACTAGGATTGAACCACCTGTAACAGCTTGGCCGTCAGCACGTTTTGTACCAAGACGCTTCGAGATTGAGTCACGACCGTTCTTTGTACTACCTACCCCTTTTTTCGATGCGAAAAACTGTAGATTCATTTTTAACATGAGATTCACCTCCTATGAATTTTCTTTTATTACGATAAAGTCTCCGTACTCAGCTTCAATAGATCGAAGGGCAACAAGCATCCCTTCCAATAATAGCTGTACTTTCTCATACGTTTGTTCGTCCAATTGGTTAGGAACCGAACAGCGGAGAAAGCCGCCATCATCAGAGAGCTCAACTTTAGGTTCAACCTTACATAGCTTTGCGATGGCATTAATTGCACCAAAGCTAACCGCTGATGCACCTGCACAGACAATATCTTGCCCATGAGGTCCTGCTTCTGCATGACCATCCATTGAAAAAGAGTCGAATTTATTTTGTTCATTTCGTTGAACAGTAACGGTAATCATAGTAATTATCCGTTGATTTTAGAAATAGTCACTTTAGTGTAAGGTTGACGATGACCTTGCTTACGACGGTAGTTTTTCTTCGCTTTCATTTTCCAAACAATGATCTTCTTTTGACGACCTTGTTTTTCAACTTTAGCTGTAACTGTTGCACCTTCAACGTAAGGAGCTCCTACCTTTGTTTGGTCTCCACCTACAAGTAGAACTTTATCGAAGCTTACTTCGTCGCCTTCAACAGCGTCAAGCTTTTCGATGTAGATTTCTTGTCCTTCTTCTACTTTAACTTGTTTACCACCAGTTTCAATAATTGCGTACATTCTCTGCACCTCCTTGATATACTCAGACTCGCCAAATGCGAGGTAAGACGCTTGTCTTTTAAAAACCTGCCTTGTGCGGTTGCAGTTCTTTGGGTGCTATCCAAACAACTAACAAATGATATCATATCACATATCAAAAACCAATGTCAATGCTCATTCCATCCGTGATTCATCGCTTTTTGTTTTGCCTCTTTTTCAGAACCAATAAAACTTATATTATATTCTTGTTCGGACATCTTCTCATTTTCCACGATAAAGATTTGATAAAATAACGACTCCTGCAGTCTATGTAAATGTTCATTCTTATTTCCCTTAATAATCGTTGCAATTTTTTCTGGAACTTCTAATACTAAAGCCTCTGCATCCATATTTCGATACTCCCATAACACCCGCTCAATCCGGTATGCTTGTGCTTCATCAGATAAAATAACTCCTTTACCCGAACAAGTAGGACACGTTTTCGAAAGACTATCCTGTAAGTTTTGACGGATTTTTTTACGAGTCATTTCCACCAAACCAAGACCTGTAAATCCACGGACACTTGTTTTCGTTCTGTCCTTTTCTAATGCCTTCGTGAATGCATGAATGACTTCTTGCTTATCGACCTCTTCTTTCATATCTATAAAATCGATGACGATAATTCCAGAAATGTCTCGTAACCGTAATTGCCTAGCAATTTCTTTGGCTGCTTCCGTATTTGTTTTCTTTATTGTATCACGTAGATTACTTTTGCCAGTAAATTTCCCTGTATTCACATCTATCACAGTTAAAGCTTCTGTTTTGTCAATCATAAGATAGGCACCATTTTTTAACCAAACCTGTCGACGTAATGCTTTTTCTAACTCTTTTTCTATCCCGTACTCGGAGAACACATTTTCTTTTCCTCGATAATATGTAACTTTCAAATTTAGTTGCCGGTATGGTTCTAACAAACCAAGTAAGCGATTGTAATCTTTTTGGCTATCAATAATGATTTCAGATACATCGGAAAATGATAAATCACGAACAATCCGTTCAAGTAATCCAGTATCCTGATGAATTAGTGACGGCGGTGCCAGATCTTTCCCTTCTTGCCAAATGTCTTTCCAGAATTTTCTCAAGAAAGCTAAATCTTCTTCAACCTTTTCTTGTTCCAAGCCTTCACAAACTGTTCGAACAATGATTCCTTCATTTTGCTTTAACACCTGTTCTCCCATTTTACGCCATCGTTCTCGTTCTTCTTCACTATTCATTCTTCGTGATACGCCAACATATCCCCCTTGTGGCATATAGACAATATATCTGCCAGGAAATGAGATAACTCCTGTAAGTCTTGGTCCCTTTGTTCCAAAACCTTCTTTTGTAACTTGAACAAGTACCTCCGCACCTTTAGTAACAAATTCAGAAATGTTGCGTTCTTTCTTTTTTTCTTCGTCTTCCTCTAATAATTGATAAGAAAGTAAATCATCCCGATACAAAAATCCATTCTTATCGCGACCAATGTCAACAAAAGCAGCCTGCATTCCTGGGAGTACATTGACCACTCTTCCTTTATAAACATTTCCGACAATTCTGTCCTCAATTTGACGCTCTATTAACAGTTCAACTACCTGATTATCTTCGATGATCGCAGCTCTTCGTTCTGTTGTCGAAACATTTAGAACAATATTCTTCAAGTGCTACATCCCCTACTTTCTATTCTCATTACCGACTATTACATCATTTATCCAAATTGTAGCGTTACTTTTCTTTATATTTATTATAGGCTATTAACCACTTAGATAAAGGCGTTAATTCAAAGAAAAGATATGTTAAATATAATAACAGCTCGTTTGATTAATTATAAAGTTTATATTACAATAATGTAAAATGTATTTTAGTTTTATGGAGGTTTTTATGAGCACAGATAAGTGTGTTTATCTACTTGAGGAAGAGCCAGCGCATGCGATGCTTCTATCCTATCATATTGAAAAACTTGGATATGCTGTAAAGCTATTTGAACGCGCTACCGACTTCTTCTTCTCTTCTCCTGAAAATGTCCGTTATGTGATCGCAAGTGAAGACCTTTCAGATATAGATAGTGATTCTTTATGTTCAAAGTTAATGGAAAATTATTCAGACATAAAAATATTGTTTACAACCACTAGAGGGAAACAGTGCTGTACGAATTGTAAAGATACGTTGTATATTGAAAAACCCTTTTCGTTATCTGCTTTGCAAAAAGCTTTAGAAGAAACACTAGCATTAACATCTATTGGTAAATAAGTGGAGCGTGGTCCGTATTAATGGACCGTCGTTCCGCTATTTTTCTTGTTTTTAATGACAATAAGAGATCCTATGTCCGTAAACGATATTATTTCAATAATAAACTAAAATTATGGACTTCGCTCCATATAAAGAAGGGAGATAAAGGTCAAATCCGGACCTTTATCTCCCTTTTGTTATATCTTGGAGTGTATGGTTTATTTTTTTATCGTGAAAGTAGGTTTGTAATATCTCTATTTCTTCAATGAATGTTTTCTTACTCGTATCTTTAATGACGATGATATGATTATGGCCTTTTCGAAATTTTTTAAGAACGTCGCGAATTTTCATATCGTTTGGAAATGTGAGGTGTTGCCTTCTCGAATAGGTCATTTTTCCGTTTAACCTGTCCATAAGAAACCTCATATAGGCATAATGGCGCTGCTTCCACTCTAAGTAATTTGATATACATAAAAAGAATAAAACAACCCATAAGTTCAAATGAAATGGAAACATGATATAACTCAGTAAACTGACCAAAGCTAATACACCTATTGAGGAATACAAGGTTAAGGCTTGTGCCCGTTGGTATGCGAATAGATAACAGTACCCTAAATGAACTAACTTTCCTCCATCTAAGGGCCAAACTGGTATGAGATTAAAGCCTAAAATCATGAGGTTATGAAGGATAAATTGCTGATGGTCTGCCGTAGACCAAAAATCAAAGGATACAAAAGCAAAAGAAGCCCCCATTAGCCATAGGTGTTGAAGAGGACCAGCAATAATGACTAGAAATTCTTCCCGGAATGGTCGGTTGCCGCTTTCATCCATTTCAGCAACCCCCCCAAAAGGGAGTAATTCTATTTTGCGTATCCTCCAATTAAAATGATTGGCTACGAGAGCATGACCCATTTCGTGGATAAAAACTATCGCAAATACCATAACAACTTCTTTAAAATATCCTGTAATAATCCCAATTCCTAAAATAAACCAAAAGAATGGGTTGATTTTGATTTTTTTAATAATTGACCACATACTACTCAAATGATATCACGTCAATAGGGTCAACATATTTTTCTCCTTGCTTTAAGGCGAAATAATATATTCCTTTTTCCACTTCTTCATTACTAGAAACTGTGCCAATTTTATGTCCTGAAGTAATTGGGTCATATAACGCCACGTCTACATCGCTTAGCATTCCATACCATGATTCACTGCCATCATCATAGTGACGTATTCCTACCATCATCCCGAGGTTATCTTCTTCACCAACGAAAATGACAACACCCGATTTTACCGCCTCAACTCCTTCGTTCATACCGGTTTCAACTAACACACCTCGTCCATTTTGTTGGAAATTTTCGGTGATAACCCCCGAAGCCGGGACTGCATAGACCATTTCAGGAGAATAGTCTTCATAATCATCTAATGCCACCTCAGTCGTAAATGGTAAAAGCGCAAGCGGCTTTCCAAACTGGTTTTCATACCAACCGGCGATAGCATCAAACTTTAATTCCTGTTCGAATGATGTTTTAATAAATTGCCTAGCTCCTTCTAAGCTGGTAGCCGTATTGTTAAACAATATAGCCGTGACCAAAAAAACAACAACGGCAATGAGAGATCTCATCATAAGCCAATCTTTATTGATAAAATCCTCTTTCTTCTCTTCCTCTCTATCTTGAAATAGATAGAAATCAGGCTCATCTCTAGCTTCATCGTGACGTTCATAGAAAACTGGAGCAGACCTTTCTTTTTTCTTTACAGTGCCATGCGCTTCTCTT is a window from the Bacillus alkalicellulosilyticus genome containing:
- the rpmA gene encoding 50S ribosomal protein L27, coding for MLKMNLQFFASKKGVGSTKNGRDSISKRLGTKRADGQAVTGGSILVRQRGTRIYPGVNVGKGGDDTLFAKVDGVVKFERVGRDRKQVSVYPTAQ
- a CDS encoding ribosomal-processing cysteine protease Prp, yielding MITVTVQRNEQNKFDSFSMDGHAEAGPHGQDIVCAGASAVSFGAINAIAKLCKVEPKVELSDDGGFLRCSVPNQLDEQTYEKVQLLLEGMLVALRSIEAEYGDFIVIKENS
- the rplU gene encoding 50S ribosomal protein L21, whose amino-acid sequence is MYAIIETGGKQVKVEEGQEIYIEKLDAVEGDEVSFDKVLLVGGDQTKVGAPYVEGATVTAKVEKQGRQKKIIVWKMKAKKNYRRKQGHRQPYTKVTISKING
- a CDS encoding Rne/Rng family ribonuclease, translating into MKNIVLNVSTTERRAAIIEDNQVVELLIERQIEDRIVGNVYKGRVVNVLPGMQAAFVDIGRDKNGFLYRDDLLSYQLLEEDEEKKKERNISEFVTKGAEVLVQVTKEGFGTKGPRLTGVISFPGRYIVYMPQGGYVGVSRRMNSEEERERWRKMGEQVLKQNEGIIVRTVCEGLEQEKVEEDLAFLRKFWKDIWQEGKDLAPPSLIHQDTGLLERIVRDLSFSDVSEIIIDSQKDYNRLLGLLEPYRQLNLKVTYYRGKENVFSEYGIEKELEKALRRQVWLKNGAYLMIDKTEALTVIDVNTGKFTGKSNLRDTIKKTNTEAAKEIARQLRLRDISGIIVIDFIDMKEEVDKQEVIHAFTKALEKDRTKTSVRGFTGLGLVEMTRKKIRQNLQDSLSKTCPTCSGKGVILSDEAQAYRIERVLWEYRNMDAEALVLEVPEKIATIIKGNKNEHLHRLQESLFYQIFIVENEKMSEQEYNISFIGSEKEAKQKAMNHGWNEH
- a CDS encoding response regulator produces the protein MSTDKCVYLLEEEPAHAMLLSYHIEKLGYAVKLFERATDFFFSSPENVRYVIASEDLSDIDSDSLCSKLMENYSDIKILFTTTRGKQCCTNCKDTLYIEKPFSLSALQKALEETLALTSIGK
- a CDS encoding M50 family metallopeptidase is translated as MWSIIKKIKINPFFWFILGIGIITGYFKEVVMVFAIVFIHEMGHALVANHFNWRIRKIELLPFGGVAEMDESGNRPFREEFLVIIAGPLQHLWLMGASFAFVSFDFWSTADHQQFILHNLMILGFNLIPVWPLDGGKLVHLGYCYLFAYQRAQALTLYSSIGVLALVSLLSYIMFPFHLNLWVVLFFLCISNYLEWKQRHYAYMRFLMDRLNGKMTYSRRQHLTFPNDMKIRDVLKKFRKGHNHIIVIKDTSKKTFIEEIEILQTYFHDKKINHTLQDITKGR
- a CDS encoding M23 family metallopeptidase, translated to MDKNLDKIRRKIDMRRREAHGTVKKKERSAPVFYERHDEARDEPDFYLFQDREEEKKEDFINKDWLMMRSLIAVVVFLVTAILFNNTATSLEGARQFIKTSFEQELKFDAIAGWYENQFGKPLALLPFTTEVALDDYEDYSPEMVYAVPASGVITENFQQNGRGVLVETGMNEGVEAVKSGVVIFVGEEDNLGMMVGIRHYDDGSESWYGMLSDVDVALYDPITSGHKIGTVSSNEEVEKGIYYFALKQGEKYVDPIDVISFE